A portion of the Misgurnus anguillicaudatus chromosome 16, ASM2758022v2, whole genome shotgun sequence genome contains these proteins:
- the tspan17 gene encoding tetraspanin-17 — MSRKQHQFKGAEVSCCVKYFLFAFNIIFWLLGAAFLGIGLWAWAEKGVLSNLSSITDLGGFDPVWLFIVVGGVMFILGFAGCIGALRENTILLKFFSVFLGLIFFLELTAGILAFVFKDWIKDQLNFFINNNVKAYRDDIDLQNLIDFAQEYWSCCGAHGPNDWNLNIYFNCTDLNPSREKCGVPFSCCVKDPAEDVLNTQCGYDVRLQGELDQQRYIYTKGCVGQFEKWLQDNLIVVAGIFVGIALLQIFGICLAQNLVSDIRAVKANW, encoded by the exons ATGAGCAGAAAACAGCATCAATTTAAAGGAGCAGAGGTCAGCTGTTGTGTCAAATACTTCTTATTTGCATTCAACATCATATTTTGG tTGCTGGGTGCTGCATTCTTGGGTATTGGACTTTGGGCTTGGGCAGAAAAG GGAGTGCTGTCAAATCTTTCCTCCATCACAGATCTGGGCGGTTTTGACCCTGTATGGCTCTTTATCGTGGTAGGGGGGGTAATGTTCATCCTCGGATTCGCCGGATGCATCGGTGCGCTCCGGGAAAACACAATCCTGCTCAAATTT ttttccgTGTTTCTGGGTCTCATCTTTTTCCTTGAGCTCACTGCTGGAATTTTAGCCTTTGTGTTTAAAGATTGGATCAAAGACCAGCTGAACTTCTTCATCAACAACAATGTTAAAGCGTATCGAGATGACATCGATCTTCAGAATCTCATTGACTTTGCTCAAGAATAT TGGTCGTGTTGTGGTGCTCACGGGCCGAACGACTGGAATCTGAACATCTATTTCAACTGCACGGATTTAAACCCCAGTCGAGAGAAATGTGGCGTTCCTTTCTCCTGTTGTGTCAAAGATCCAGCG GAGGATGTCTTGAATACACAGTGTGGCTATGATGTCCGACTTCAAGGG GAGCTGGACCAGCAGAGATACATCTACACCAAAGGTTGTGTGGGACAGTTTGAAAAGTGGCTTCAGGATAATCTCATCGTTGTGGCTGGGATTTTCGTGGGTATCGCATTATTACAG ATTTTTGGGATTTGTCTGGCTCAAAACCTTGTGAGTGACATCAGAGCGGTGAAAGCAAACTGGTGA